A genome region from Paracoccus stylophorae includes the following:
- a CDS encoding L,D-transpeptidase, translating into MNRRQMISLALPLTLAPSLVLAQAAQVTRVAADATDPYAPTEVAIRNDFEVGSIVVVSKDFFLYHVVAPGRAIRYGVAVGKNELVWKGRAKVGRKVEWPSWTPTQDMIKRNPGQYAKWADGMPGGPTNPLGARALYLYNDKGQDTAIRIHGTTEPGSIGRAVSNGCIRMRNEAVMSLFDQVPVGTPVYVY; encoded by the coding sequence ATGAACCGCCGTCAGATGATTTCGCTGGCCCTGCCGCTGACGCTTGCACCGTCGCTGGTGCTGGCACAGGCCGCGCAGGTGACCCGCGTCGCCGCCGATGCGACCGACCCCTATGCCCCGACCGAGGTTGCGATCCGCAACGATTTCGAGGTCGGCAGCATCGTCGTCGTCAGCAAGGACTTTTTCCTCTACCACGTCGTCGCGCCGGGAAGGGCGATCCGTTACGGCGTCGCGGTGGGCAAGAACGAACTGGTCTGGAAAGGCCGCGCCAAGGTCGGCCGCAAGGTCGAATGGCCCAGCTGGACGCCGACGCAGGACATGATCAAGCGCAATCCGGGCCAATATGCCAAATGGGCCGACGGGATGCCGGGCGGACCCACCAACCCGTTGGGGGCGCGCGCGCTGTATCTGTACAACGACAAGGGACAGGACACCGCCATCCGCATCCACGGCACGACCGAGCCGGGGTCGATCGGGCGCGCGGTCAGCAACGGCTGCATCCGCATGCGCAACGAGGCGGTGATGAGCCTGTTCGACCAGGTTCCGGTGGGAACGCCCGTCTACGTCTACTGA
- the mnmH gene encoding tRNA 2-selenouridine(34) synthase MnmH produces the protein MTFRPTRVADPALAGFDDIIDVRSPSEYAADHLPGAINLPVLDDVQRAQVGTIYKQVSPFDARKLGGALVAANAARHIAGPLSDRGGGWRALIYCWRGGQRSGSFQTILSQIGWRVQRIEGGYKTWRGLVVDRVQNGPVAAPVIVLDGNTGSAKTAILQRLAARGAQVIDLEGLANHRGSLFGAMAGGQPGQRMFESRLAIAIEGLDPARPVVVEAESSRIGDITVPKAMWQAICAAPRIRLEVPVTARAEYSARDYTDVVADPARLDAIIAALAPLHPAERIAGWRAQAREGAWAALAEGLMRDHYDPRYLKHRGRYAARERAVVTLPDLRDLDAAAARVEAELARLTG, from the coding sequence TTGACGTTCCGCCCGACCCGCGTCGCGGACCCCGCCCTTGCGGGGTTCGACGACATCATAGATGTCCGGTCGCCGTCGGAATATGCCGCAGATCACCTGCCGGGCGCGATCAATCTTCCGGTTCTGGACGATGTACAGCGGGCGCAGGTCGGCACGATCTATAAACAGGTGTCGCCCTTCGATGCACGCAAGCTGGGCGGGGCGCTGGTCGCCGCCAACGCCGCGCGCCACATCGCCGGACCGCTGTCGGATCGGGGCGGGGGGTGGCGGGCGCTGATCTATTGCTGGCGCGGCGGGCAGCGGTCGGGCAGCTTCCAGACGATCCTGTCGCAGATCGGCTGGCGCGTGCAGCGGATCGAGGGCGGCTACAAGACATGGCGCGGACTGGTCGTGGACCGGGTCCAGAACGGCCCTGTCGCCGCGCCGGTGATCGTGCTGGACGGCAATACCGGCAGCGCCAAGACCGCGATCCTGCAACGTCTGGCCGCGCGCGGCGCGCAGGTGATCGACCTGGAGGGGCTGGCCAATCACCGGGGCAGCCTTTTCGGGGCGATGGCGGGCGGACAGCCCGGCCAGAGGATGTTCGAATCGCGTCTTGCCATCGCGATCGAGGGGCTGGACCCCGCGCGTCCGGTGGTGGTCGAGGCCGAAAGCAGCCGGATCGGCGACATCACCGTTCCCAAGGCGATGTGGCAGGCGATCTGCGCCGCCCCGCGCATCCGGCTGGAGGTTCCGGTGACGGCGCGCGCGGAATATTCGGCGCGCGACTATACCGACGTGGTCGCGGACCCCGCCCGTCTGGACGCGATCATCGCCGCACTGGCACCGCTGCACCCGGCCGAACGGATCGCGGGCTGGCGGGCGCAGGCGCGGGAGGGCGCGTGGGCCGCGCTGGCCGAGGGGCTGATGCGCGACCATTACGATCCCCGCTATCTGAAACATCGCGGGCGCTATGCCGCGCGCGAACGGGCGGTCGTCACGCTGCCCGATCTGCGCGATCTGGACGCGGCGGCGGCGCGGGTCGAGGCCGAACTGGCGCGGCTGACCGGCTGA
- a CDS encoding ABC transporter permease: MDVATVIQILDSAVRLMTPLLLACLAGLYSERSGVFDIGLEGKMLMAAFSSASVAFVTGNVWLGLLAGIAGSMVLSLIHGLASITFRGNQLISGVAINFLASGMTVLLGIKIFGLGGRTPALTGNGRFGDITLPFADALRDVPILGPVYADLISGHSILVYAAFLCVPLTWWVLFRTRFGLRLRAVGENPASVDTAGVSVTRLRFAAIAIAGVLCGLAGAYLATGLSAGFVKEMTAGRGFIALAALIFAKWRPWNALFATFLFGLLEAIANRYPNLDLGVVTVPSMFMNALPYILTVIILAGFVGRAIPPRAGGEPYVKER; encoded by the coding sequence ATGGATGTCGCCACCGTCATCCAGATCCTCGACAGTGCCGTGCGCCTGATGACGCCGCTGCTGCTGGCCTGTCTGGCGGGGCTGTATTCGGAACGTTCGGGCGTGTTCGACATCGGCCTGGAAGGCAAGATGCTGATGGCCGCGTTCAGTTCGGCCTCGGTCGCGTTCGTGACGGGCAACGTCTGGCTGGGCCTGCTGGCCGGGATCGCGGGGTCGATGGTGCTGTCGCTGATCCACGGGCTGGCCTCGATCACCTTTCGCGGCAACCAGCTGATTTCGGGCGTCGCGATCAATTTCCTGGCCTCGGGCATGACCGTGCTGCTGGGGATCAAGATCTTCGGTCTTGGCGGGCGCACCCCGGCGCTGACCGGCAATGGCCGGTTCGGCGACATCACCCTTCCCTTCGCCGATGCGCTGCGCGACGTGCCGATTCTGGGGCCGGTCTATGCCGACCTGATCTCGGGTCATTCGATCCTGGTCTATGCCGCCTTTCTCTGCGTGCCGCTGACATGGTGGGTGCTGTTTCGCACCCGCTTCGGCCTGCGCCTGCGGGCGGTGGGCGAAAACCCGGCCTCGGTGGATACCGCGGGCGTGTCGGTCACGCGGCTGCGTTTTGCGGCCATCGCCATTGCGGGCGTGCTGTGCGGGCTGGCCGGGGCCTATCTGGCCACCGGGCTGTCGGCGGGTTTCGTCAAGGAAATGACCGCCGGGCGCGGCTTCATCGCGCTGGCGGCGCTGATCTTTGCCAAGTGGCGGCCGTGGAACGCGCTGTTCGCGACGTTCCTTTTCGGCCTGCTGGAGGCGATCGCCAACCGCTATCCCAATCTGGATCTGGGCGTCGTCACGGTGCCGTCGATGTTCATGAACGCGCTGCCCTATATCCTGACCGTCATCATCCTGGCCGGTTTCGTCGGCCGCGCCATCCCGCCGCGCGCGGGCGGAGAACCCTATGTCAAAGAGCGCTGA
- a CDS encoding purine-nucleoside phosphorylase, giving the protein MSKSAELAALIRSRAGDEAPEYGLILGSGLGHLSAHVDGVAIPYDDLPGFPHAGVSGHVPQLVIGAFEGRRVAVFGGRSHYYESGRADAMRLPLETLAALGTDRLILTNAAGSLRPDIPPGGLMLLDDHIAFAGTNPLIGERTDARFVPMTQAHDPMMRAALSAAARAEGIELPEGVYCWFSGPSFETPAEIRAARTLGADAVGMSTVPEIILGRFLGLRCAAISVITNMGAGLSDESISHDHTKAMAPIGASKLEAVLRRFLRDNATE; this is encoded by the coding sequence ATGTCAAAGAGCGCTGAACTTGCCGCCCTGATCCGGTCGCGCGCCGGGGACGAGGCGCCGGAATACGGGCTGATCCTGGGGTCGGGGCTGGGCCATCTGTCGGCGCATGTCGATGGCGTGGCGATCCCCTATGACGATCTGCCGGGCTTTCCGCATGCAGGCGTCTCCGGCCACGTCCCGCAACTGGTGATCGGCGCGTTCGAGGGGCGTCGCGTGGCGGTGTTCGGCGGGCGGTCGCATTACTACGAATCCGGGCGCGCGGATGCGATGCGGCTGCCCTTGGAAACGCTGGCGGCGCTTGGCACCGACAGGCTGATCCTGACCAACGCGGCCGGATCGCTGCGCCCCGACATTCCGCCCGGCGGGCTGATGCTGCTGGACGATCATATCGCCTTCGCCGGCACCAACCCCCTGATCGGCGAAAGAACCGATGCGCGCTTCGTGCCCATGACCCAGGCCCACGACCCCATGATGCGCGCCGCGCTGAGCGCCGCCGCGCGCGCCGAGGGGATCGAGTTGCCCGAAGGCGTCTATTGCTGGTTTTCCGGCCCCAGCTTCGAGACTCCGGCCGAAATCCGCGCCGCCCGCACGCTTGGCGCCGACGCGGTCGGCATGTCCACGGTGCCCGAAATCATTCTTGGCCGCTTCCTTGGCCTGCGCTGTGCCGCCATCTCGGTCATCACCAATATGGGGGCGGGGCTGTCGGACGAATCGATCAGCCACGACCACACCAAGGCGATGGCCCCCATCGGCGCATCCAAGCTTGAGGCGGTGCTGCGCCGCTTTCTGCGCGACAACGCCACGGAATAG